acacaaaaacacaggaaaaaaaattatattgtgaaatattattaagatgttaaatattttttttctattttaatatactacactaaaatctatattctattgttaataaaatataagtttatgagatttgtaaattattccatacCTTTTttgctcacaatttgtacagtgtcccaacttttttgaaatcgGGTCTGTatgttgtaataacattttgcaagattatatatatatattttttgatcaaataaacgcagccttgatgagaataagagacttctttaaaaaaacattacaagactttactgatcccaaacttttgaccggtagtgtatatagctatataataataataataattaactattaataaatgaataataaatcaaCTATTTACATTTGTACTTTGGTTTCGTAATGGCAAAGCCATGTGACTTTTAAAGCAGGACTGACAAATCTGGGTATGGTTGTAAATATCCGCGTAAAGTTCTGAGGAATTAGGGAACAAAAACATGTAGAAgaatatttttaaaaaccaaggaaacaacaacaataataacaataataatgataatacactGAAGTTTTACTAAAATATGCACCTGGAACAGTCAGGATGACAATGCAGCCATTCTGTGTTCCTCTGTTCACTTCTCAGATTTTGTTTGTTGAGGTTGGCTGATCCAAATGAGCTTTCTTTCATCGGTGTAGGGCACCAAAGAAGAAGCCTCATTAGATAGAAGAAGCAGGTAACAACAGAGAAAGTTCATCAACGCTGGATTTGTGACAGCATCCACTGCATGATCTCACATGTGGGCTGGTCTACAGAAACATAAAGGACCACAGTGAGAGGAACTCCACACTGAAACAGGTGCATCACACGTGAACTGTTGAAACATTCCTCTCAAATCAGTCAGAGAAAGAGTCAGAAAGAAGGACTTTAAACAAGGGGTCACGCTGAGGTACAGTATTTGAAATGCAGATATTATCTTGTTGGCTTTCATTAAATGAAAGTACATTTGCTTGCAGTAGACTGTGGAGGAAAAAGTGCTTTTATTTGTCATAGTTTTGACATACTTGACTGAATATTAGAATTatgtcaagtcacatttatttctattgcgatttatacaatacagactaTTTCAAAGCAGGAATAAACAGCAAAATAACTtgtaataatgttataaaataatcaGTTATGAAATGTACTCAACTGCAGCTCTACAGACGGCAAAACACCATTATTCGGCTCAGTTTGGTTTCATTCGTTAATGTCAGTGCAGTTAAATCTATTATATTACTGGATCGTTTTTTAATGCTTAAATACTGTTGGATTTAAATTGTGCATGGTTGTCTTAAGAAAATAAACCATTTATTTTCCATGTATTATTACTTTAATGATGCGTTCAGACTTTTAAATGTGCACAAATACAGGTTTGGTAGTGTGCACAGTTAAGCTGCTGAAACAAGACACACATTTTCAAGCAGGACATAAACGCCTttcattttttgaaaaatgtctgtgGTATCATTATCTTATCTGCTATCTATACAGAAGCAGCCTTGATGCAGAAATATTTGCATAGCTTCCTTCTTACACACGTATTTAGCCAATATTTTAGcataattttacaaatattactgtttacagaaataaaatattaatagtgCAAACtaattgtaatgttttcagacactttgGACATTGCACGCCAttaattgaaaatgtattaaacttTACATAAAAATTTGGTTAGCTGAACTATAGTGATTTATAAGACAtgttaaaacttaattttataattacttcTGTTGTATTTGAAATATGATTCAAATGGTAACTAAATTATATGAAACTGAATTGCATTGTACTAGTCAACAACACATCAAAAGAAGAGTACTTCTTAAAAGCAggacaaaaaattattatttaatttgacattaaaagtgctttaaaaataaaataaaaatgaaacaaggtTGTGAAAGTGCGCTATCTTTAAGTACTGCTTAGTGTCctcttatttcattaatattagattatttgcaagtacagtttttttcACAAGGGATGAGCTTCTGTTTGATGTGTTTGAGAAACGAGTATGTGGTTGTTCTGATGCAAAATAGCTCAATTTTTAGATCTTTAGATTTTTATtctatccatctctctctttTCAAGGTCAGCCATACAGTTATGTCTGATATCCAATATAACTACTCTTATAgtaattatgatgatgatgatggtgtggAACCTTGTAACCTGACATGGTTCAACGAACAGCAAGTGACCATCCCAACCTTCATCTACTCTCTGATTTGCGCACTCGGCCTGGTGGGCAACGTTCTGGTCCTCCTAACGTACTCCTTCTACAAGAAAGCAAAAACCATGACCGATATCTATCTGGTTAACGTGGCACTGGCTGATCTGCTCTTCGTCATCGCCCTTCCACTGATCATCTACAACGAACAGCACGACTGGAGCATGGGCCAGTGGGCATGTAAGTTTCTGAGAGCAGCCTACAGCATCAACGTGTACAGCAGCACGCTCCTGTTGGCCTGCATCAGCGGCGACCGCTACATCGCCATCGTCCAAGCCAGACGATCGGTTCGAATTCGATCGCAAGCTCAGGTGTACAGCCGTCTCATCTGCTCGGTCATATGGCTGCTCGCTTTCATCTTGTCTCTGCCTACTTTTATATATCATCAGGAGGTAAACAAGGAATGCATCACTAACTTCGAGGAGCATCGCACCGCCAGACTCATGAAGATCCTGATTCCGAGCATGCAGATGGTCCTCGGGTTCTTGGTGCCATTGATGGTCATGATATTCTGCTACTCGTGCACCATGGTGACTTTACTCAAAGCTCATAACTTCCAGAAGCACAAGGCGATCCGCGTGGTCCTGGCCGTGGTCTTCGTGTTCGTCCTCTGCCATCTGCCTTACAATGTGGCGCTTCTTGTCTACACCAGTAAACTGTTCAATGAGAGAGTCTGTGAGGAAGAACAGAAGACTCTGATGACTTTGTCCATCAGCAGGAGTGTGGCCTACCTTCACTGTTGCTTGAATCCCATTCTGTATGCCTTCATCGGGGTTAAATTTAGGAGCCACTTTTGTCAGATCTTCCGAGACTTGCGGTGCCTGGGGAAACGGTACATTTCGGGACGCTCCTCTCAGCAGACCTCTGAGCTGTACATATCAGCGAACAAAGCCGTTGTTGTACAGAACCACGAGAACCCGTCATCATTTACAATGTGACAGAACTTTTGAGTGGTTGTGCTCAAGGAAGCAGTGAGCTGTAGATTGTTTGCTTGGTTCTTGGTTTGTGTTTCAGTTTCGGACACAAACTTTTGGTAAACGTTTTGGCTTCAGAATACGGtttcattaatgcattaactgacatgaactaacaatgaacaacacatttattacagtatttatgaaTTACATGTCATCTCAggttgttagttaatgttaagtAATGTAGTTAGCTAATGTTAATAACTGTAAATTTATTATAGTGTTACCActtgttttgtaaatatttttgtttacttaataCTGTCCTATTCAAATTCTTTTTTACAGTAACTTTACTGTGGGCCGCCTACTACAACCAATACCTGTTTTGCAAGGCAAATGCAAATATCAGGGAAATTCATATCAGCCTTGACAACAATTATGGTGTTAAACCATATGAGTGTTAAGGTAAAGGTAATTTTTCTTGTAAAAGGCTCAgtataatgcatttaataaatattaaaaacaacattaacaaTAAAGCCAAAGCATTTAAACATTAACCATGTAAaacctactgtatcatatttgatacacaaaTTTCAGTGCCTCTAAataaatgatcaacatgatcaaaactttgctatacaaaatctactacatgccttctgtcacCTGATTATTAGCTTAGACTATTTTAGCAAGTCTATTGTGTTGCTTTCTATTATACAAACATCCACCTTGACCTTGTGCTtcactatttattttaattttttgaagtGTTTTATCAAGTAAACGTAAGAATTGAAGAACTTTTTATGTTTGTGATATTTCTAGATGTGCACTTGCAACTTATg
The sequence above is drawn from the Carassius carassius chromosome 31, fCarCar2.1, whole genome shotgun sequence genome and encodes:
- the LOC132112141 gene encoding C-C chemokine receptor type 6-like, with protein sequence MSDIQYNYSYSNYDDDDGVEPCNLTWFNEQQVTIPTFIYSLICALGLVGNVLVLLTYSFYKKAKTMTDIYLVNVALADLLFVIALPLIIYNEQHDWSMGQWACKFLRAAYSINVYSSTLLLACISGDRYIAIVQARRSVRIRSQAQVYSRLICSVIWLLAFILSLPTFIYHQEVNKECITNFEEHRTARLMKILIPSMQMVLGFLVPLMVMIFCYSCTMVTLLKAHNFQKHKAIRVVLAVVFVFVLCHLPYNVALLVYTSKLFNERVCEEEQKTLMTLSISRSVAYLHCCLNPILYAFIGVKFRSHFCQIFRDLRCLGKRYISGRSSQQTSELYISANKAVVVQNHENPSSFTM